The Cytobacillus firmus genome segment TCAAAAGAGCTGAGAGAAGCCTTGTCGGATCCGAGTGTATCAGTCATTAAATTACATTCTGGAAAATATGAAGGAAGTTTTTCAATAGAGAGAAAAGTTCATATTATCGGGGATAAAGGAACCAGAATTATAGGATCTGAAAATGGCCATGTGCTGAAAATTGCAGCGGATGATGTCATCATTGAACATCTGGAATTGGAAGGAAGCGGATCACAGAATGCCGGAATCTATGTGACAGGAGACCGTGCCTATCTTCACCATATAGCGCTGAGGAATGTTTTTCACGGCATATATGCAAGGAATTCATATGGACACCGGTTTGAAAATAATATCATTACAAGCTTCCAAAGTAAGGACCGTCACAAGGGCTTTGGCATCTATTTGGTTGAAGCTCCAAATACTGCGGTAAGAAATAATTACTTCTACCACACGCATGATGGTGTTTATGTGTCCTATTCTGATTTTTGCGAAGTCAGCGGGAACATCATGTCCAAAGCACGCTATGGCGTGCACACAATGGATTCCCGTAATGTTTTAATTGCAGACAATAGGGTGACCGAAAGCATCAACGGGCTCATGATCATGCAAAGCTATGAAGTATTTATCCTGGAAAACTATTTTTATAAGAATACAGAAAATGAGGGTGCCGGGATTTTTATGTATGACACCTTTGATTCCAAAATTGCTTCCAATATTGTGAGGGGCAATTACAGAGGAATGATTCTTGAAAATGCACAGCGGAACAGACTTGAATTTAATCAGATTCAGGAAAATGATACCGGCCTGGAAATGGGGAAGAATTCAAATGATAATATCATTTATTTAAATAATTTTTCCGGGAATACAAGGCAAATCATCTCTGAAAAAGATAACAGGAATCTATTCAGTAAGGATACCTATGGCAACTATTTTGATGATCATCAATTATTGAATCTGGATCATGACCATAAAGTGGACTTTGCCTATAAAAGCGGGGATGTTTTTTATCAGTTGGCAGATGAAGAGCCTTTACTGCAGATCTTTTATCAAAGTCCGGCCGTAGAATTGTGGAATATGATTGAACAATACACTCCGATTCCATCAGATGCCTTTATCATAGATGAGTCACCGCTTGCTAAAGCTGCGCCTGTAAAGCAGAAAGAACTCAAATCAGAAAAAAGGAATGCCCTTCCAAGCCGTGAACCTTCTTTAATCCTGTTCTTTTTTCTTATCACTTTAACAAGTTTGCTTATATTGAATTATGGGAGGAAGCACTATGAAATTTAAACCTGTTCTCCTAATGGCTGTTCTCGCAATATTGCTGAGTGCCTGTTCTTCACCAGCATCGGAGCCGGCAGAAATTAAACTGAATCAGGATAGCTGTGCTGCCTGTAATATGGGAATCGCTGATTTGGAATCAGCAGCACAGATAATTTTAAAAAGTGGTGAGCCTGTATTGTTCGATGATATTGGGTGTATGACACAATATTTACAGTCAGAGAAGCCTGAATATGAGGCAGCCTTTGTCCATGATTATCTCAGCAGGGAATGGATATCGTTTGATGCTTCTGCATTTATACAGCACAGCGATATTGAAAGCCCCATGAGCTATGGAATAGCAGCTTTTGAATCATTGGAAAAAGCTGAGGAATACCGGAAAGAACATGGAGGAACTGAATATTCGAAAGAAGAGCTCCTGAAAGCCGATATAAAGAGCTTTAAAGGAGACGGAAAGAATCACAGCCATTAACGAGATATTTACCCTCAGCACGAGGAGGAATCAAGATGAATCCCGGACTTTTGTTTACTATGACAAAACATGAACTACGGCTGCTGTTAAGAAGCAGATGGCTTTTAAACTTTATGATTCTATTTTTCTTTCTGGCAGTTCTCCTTTATTTATACGGCCTCCAGTCTGTAAAATCTGATCCCGCTGAAGTAACGTATGGGCTGGAAGGTGTTAATGACAATATTGAGACAATGGGTGTGAACCCGGAATATTACGGCCTTAAAGAAATAAAGACGGAAGAGGGCAATACAGAAGGGTTCAGCCAGTCTGCCTACAACCGTTCGATTGCCATGCTGATCAACCTATCTCTTTGGATGATTCCGGTCATTTGCATGATTCTTGGAGGTAGTTCCATTATTGCCGATAAAGAAAATGGGAGATTATCCTTATATAGAACTTATCAGGCATCTTCAGGATATTATCTGATCAGTAAATTCCTGGCTTTGGTCCTCTCGTTATTCTTTGCAGCAGGTATTTCATATGGGTTATTCGGCTTGATCTCATCTTTGGCTGGCAGTTCTTTTGCAGCCCATATTTATCAGGTTTTTCTGCTGGTGAACATGTTTTTAATCCTTGTATTCTCAGCGGCATCCTTACTGATTGGAGCCCTTTCCAAAACAAGGATGCAGGGACTGTCAGCAGCCATTATAGTATGGATTCTAATGGTGTTTGTCTACGAATTTATCATCTTTTCTGTCATCGGGTTGGTTCCATATGCAGTCAAGCAAAACAGCCTGTTCATGTTTATCCTTTTGAACCCGGTTGAATCCGTGCGCGTATGGTCGATCTCTAAACTGAATTCTGAATATGTATTCGGTCCTGAATACTTAATAATCGAAGAGTGGGGAGCAAATGGCTCTTTAACTCTTGCCCTTACAATATCCATTACCCTCATAATTCTAATCACCATCCTATCTTCAGCCCGGCTTTTAACGAAAAGAGGTGTTTAAGATGATCGTGGAAATGAAGGAGTTATCCAAAGCATATAAAAACAAGACAGCATTAGCACCATTGAATCTCCACATTGATCAGGGGGAATGTATCGTATTATGCGGGGGGAATGGAGCGGGAAAAAGTACGATGATCAAAATGCTGACAAATGTTGAAAGTCCCACCACTGGAAGTGTGGTGTTCCATTCCAAACAGCAAAAGCCATTTGCTTACATGCCTGACCAAATGATGTTCCCAGCAGAGCTTACACCTTATGAAATCCTTGATTATTATGCTCGATTTTTAAATAAAGACAAGGAAACGATCAAATTAGTTTTAGAGAAAACAGGCTTATGGAGCGAACGGAACCAGAAAGCTGGAGGATTTTCAAAAGGGATGAGTCAGCGGCTTAATCTGGCTCAGTGTCTGCTCGCCGATACCGACATCTATATTCTTGATGAACCGACAGACGGATTGGATCCCTATTGGGTTATTCAGCTGAAAAAGATAATAAAGGAGTTGAAAGATAAGAATAAAACGATCATTATCAGCAGTCACATTATGAGGGACGCCATAGAAATCGCCGACAAACTGATTATCTTATTTAACGGGAAAATAAAATTTCATGGAACACTTGATCAAGCTTACAAAGAATACAAATGTGCCTCCTTAGAGGAAGTATTCCTTTCTATACACAAAATGGAACAAAAATCGGACTGAGACAAAGAGCGATTCCATTTAGGAACCGCTTTTTTGTCCTCTGTTTTCATAAAATGAATATTGTTCAACATCTTTTGCCCATAGCTTTGCATTTTTTCCGCTAAGCTCAGCAATCCATAGATCGCCTTTTTGCTCTGCAAGCTTTTTTCTGACCCATGTTAATTTACCGGCTGTCTTTAGGTAAAGAGGGTTATAATCTCCAATTGAATTTTTGGGATAGGTGATTCTCGTCTGCTGGGTCTTGTTGAGCTGAATCAGACAGAGTGTTGGCTCAGGCCGTCTTTGCGGATCATTTGACCATTCACTTTCATCCACTCGTGATGCTACGAGTATTTCATTATCCACCCACGTAAAACCCATTTCTGCAAATTTAGCAGGGGTAAGGTTCAAGGTTTTAAAGGCAGGCAATTCTGCCACCTTCAATTTTTTATTCTTGAAGCCCATCACAATTCTGCCCCCGCCTGCAATGTAGCCCAATAAATTCCTGCCCGGCGCCCACTTGGGGACGTCCAGATGAAGGATCATCTCATCAAGAACTTCAAAATTCTTCCCATCAGGAGAAATGACGCAAACCATATCACTGTCCATGGCCAGGGATGCAGTTGGACTCACTATGAAAGAAATCCATTTTCCATCAGGTGAGAATTCAAATGTAGTTGCGTTAATGGACATAATGGAAGCATTGCCGTTGCCTATTTCCTTAGGTAACGTGAAAAACGGTTTCACATGCTGAGTTAAATTCATATCCTCAAGCTGTTCCGGCAGCTGAACCTTATATAGAATAGGGCTGGTCCAGCCGTCCGGCTTTAAGTCGGCGCTTGAAGATAAAATAAATCCTTTTCCGTCAGGATACCAATTATAATCATCTACACCTAAAGCGATATTGTAGAATTGATTCATATCCGATATGTTTAAGACTCCGTTGCTGGTGAAAGCAATCCTGTAGTCGGAAGGTGCCCATTTGGCATTCCCGCCCCCTTGAAAAATCCTCTTATGCTTCTTTGACTTTACATTGTATACCCATATCTCTGTGCTGTTTTCGATAGTAGGCGAATGAGGTTCCTGCGCTTTTTTTTCATATAGGAGCCATTGGCCATCATAGGACCACTTTGGTGTATTTGTGAACTTTCCAGGTTCAGCAGAAATCTGTTCTTCAGTCACTCCGGTCTTGATCCACAAATAGCCATTTCGTATAAAAGCTGCCTGCAAATGATTTTCTGCCGTATCTCCCCATGCATCAGACGGGATAATAAGCAGGAAGCAGCAAAGCAGCAAAATCAGCTTGCGCATATCCTTCTCATCTTCCTTCAAGTTATTTAATCATGCTTATTATGGACAAAGAGAGTTATTTTATTGAAATTAATAAAAAGAGCACAATGAAAAAATGGTTTCTATTTTCGATATAATTTCATTTACTTTATAATGATGGTTTAGTATACAAAATTGCCCAGCACCGTTTTTTCGGATGTTAATGGGGTAAAAACAATTAAAAACGGATTAATATTGGAGGAAATCAACTTTGTTCATTGCTATTTTGTTTTTCATGTTCATGTCCTTTTTCCTGTCGGGAAGTGAGACTGCCTTAACGGCTGTTAACAAAATGAAATTAAAATCCAGAGCAGATAATAATGATAAGAAAGCACAAAGAATTTTGGATGTCGTGTCAAAGCCTGATGAGATGATTACATCGATATTAATTGGCAATAATATTGCTAATATCATGCTGCCTACACTGGTTACCATCATTGCGCTTGACTATGATTTCAATGTAGGGGTGGCGACGGGTATTCTGACTGTGGCACTAATTTTATTTGCGGAAGTTCTGCCAAAATCCATCGCAGCAAGCTTTTCCGACAAAATTGCTTATCTTGTATTTCCGGTCATTAGAATCCTAATGCTGATCTTAAAGCCGGTCACTTTTCTAATATCCAGGTTCACGAGAGGAATTATTAAATTTCTTTCAAAAAATGATGAGGATTCAGTATCAGTATCCAAGGAAGAGCTTATTACCATGGTTGATATAGCTACAAGCGAAGGAACCTTCCATGAAGAAGAAACACAGCGAATTAAAGGGATCATTGATTTTTATAATTTAGATGTCAGCGATGCGCTAAAAACGCCGCGAATGGAAATTGAAGGCATTCCATTTGAAGCAACAATAGAAGAAGCAAAGAATATAGTGCTGGATAATCGTTTTACAAGGTATCCGGTGTATAAAGATAATATGGATAACATTGTCGGGGTTTTCCATGCTAAGGTTTTGCTCTCCTGGTCCAATCAGCCAGAGAAATCCCTGAAGGATTTTACCGACTTAGAGCCGTTATTTGTCTATGAATTTCATAGCATTGACAAGGTATTCAAAATGATGATGAAAGAAAGGAAGCACCTTGCCATTGTTCTTGATGAATATGGCGGGACGAAAGGCATCATCACCCATGAGGATATTCTTGAAGCGATGCTGGGCCAGGAAATTGAAGACGAAACGGATGAAAACGCGGAAGTGCTGATCGACGAATTAACGGAAAACCATATTATTGTTCACGGCAAACTGGCAATCCGCAGAATCAATGAAGTTTTTAAAACAAAAATTCCCGAAGAGGAAGACATCCTTGCAGGATTTTTATTAAAAGAACTGGGGCATTTTCCTGAAG includes the following:
- a CDS encoding nitrous oxide reductase accessory protein NosL gives rise to the protein MKFKPVLLMAVLAILLSACSSPASEPAEIKLNQDSCAACNMGIADLESAAQIILKSGEPVLFDDIGCMTQYLQSEKPEYEAAFVHDYLSREWISFDASAFIQHSDIESPMSYGIAAFESLEKAEEYRKEHGGTEYSKEELLKADIKSFKGDGKNHSH
- a CDS encoding TolB family protein, translated to MRKLILLLCCFLLIIPSDAWGDTAENHLQAAFIRNGYLWIKTGVTEEQISAEPGKFTNTPKWSYDGQWLLYEKKAQEPHSPTIENSTEIWVYNVKSKKHKRIFQGGGNAKWAPSDYRIAFTSNGVLNISDMNQFYNIALGVDDYNWYPDGKGFILSSSADLKPDGWTSPILYKVQLPEQLEDMNLTQHVKPFFTLPKEIGNGNASIMSINATTFEFSPDGKWISFIVSPTASLAMDSDMVCVISPDGKNFEVLDEMILHLDVPKWAPGRNLLGYIAGGGRIVMGFKNKKLKVAELPAFKTLNLTPAKFAEMGFTWVDNEILVASRVDESEWSNDPQRRPEPTLCLIQLNKTQQTRITYPKNSIGDYNPLYLKTAGKLTWVRKKLAEQKGDLWIAELSGKNAKLWAKDVEQYSFYENRGQKSGS
- a CDS encoding CNNM domain-containing protein, producing MFIAILFFMFMSFFLSGSETALTAVNKMKLKSRADNNDKKAQRILDVVSKPDEMITSILIGNNIANIMLPTLVTIIALDYDFNVGVATGILTVALILFAEVLPKSIAASFSDKIAYLVFPVIRILMLILKPVTFLISRFTRGIIKFLSKNDEDSVSVSKEELITMVDIATSEGTFHEEETQRIKGIIDFYNLDVSDALKTPRMEIEGIPFEATIEEAKNIVLDNRFTRYPVYKDNMDNIVGVFHAKVLLSWSNQPEKSLKDFTDLEPLFVYEFHSIDKVFKMMMKERKHLAIVLDEYGGTKGIITHEDILEAMLGQEIEDETDENAEVLIDELTENHIIVHGKLAIRRINEVFKTKIPEEEDILAGFLLKELGHFPEEGETFEYHHLHFEIKSIEDNRIKLVEIKKKTP
- a CDS encoding ABC transporter permease, with the protein product MNPGLLFTMTKHELRLLLRSRWLLNFMILFFFLAVLLYLYGLQSVKSDPAEVTYGLEGVNDNIETMGVNPEYYGLKEIKTEEGNTEGFSQSAYNRSIAMLINLSLWMIPVICMILGGSSIIADKENGRLSLYRTYQASSGYYLISKFLALVLSLFFAAGISYGLFGLISSLAGSSFAAHIYQVFLLVNMFLILVFSAASLLIGALSKTRMQGLSAAIIVWILMVFVYEFIIFSVIGLVPYAVKQNSLFMFILLNPVESVRVWSISKLNSEYVFGPEYLIIEEWGANGSLTLALTISITLIILITILSSARLLTKRGV
- a CDS encoding ABC transporter ATP-binding protein, whose protein sequence is MIVEMKELSKAYKNKTALAPLNLHIDQGECIVLCGGNGAGKSTMIKMLTNVESPTTGSVVFHSKQQKPFAYMPDQMMFPAELTPYEILDYYARFLNKDKETIKLVLEKTGLWSERNQKAGGFSKGMSQRLNLAQCLLADTDIYILDEPTDGLDPYWVIQLKKIIKELKDKNKTIIISSHIMRDAIEIADKLIILFNGKIKFHGTLDQAYKEYKCASLEEVFLSIHKMEQKSD
- a CDS encoding right-handed parallel beta-helix repeat-containing protein encodes the protein MYKKIGWFLLFFSMILAGKASAQEFSAASSKELREALSDPSVSVIKLHSGKYEGSFSIERKVHIIGDKGTRIIGSENGHVLKIAADDVIIEHLELEGSGSQNAGIYVTGDRAYLHHIALRNVFHGIYARNSYGHRFENNIITSFQSKDRHKGFGIYLVEAPNTAVRNNYFYHTHDGVYVSYSDFCEVSGNIMSKARYGVHTMDSRNVLIADNRVTESINGLMIMQSYEVFILENYFYKNTENEGAGIFMYDTFDSKIASNIVRGNYRGMILENAQRNRLEFNQIQENDTGLEMGKNSNDNIIYLNNFSGNTRQIISEKDNRNLFSKDTYGNYFDDHQLLNLDHDHKVDFAYKSGDVFYQLADEEPLLQIFYQSPAVELWNMIEQYTPIPSDAFIIDESPLAKAAPVKQKELKSEKRNALPSREPSLILFFFLITLTSLLILNYGRKHYEI